The segment ACCTCGCTTTCGCCGTTGGCCAACTCGACCCGGATCAGTCTCAGCTCGATCTGGTTGGCAGGATCAACGCCAGCCTCGGAGCAGAACAGACGTGCTTCAGGATGGTTGGCCACGAAAAGCTGTGTGTCTTCAACTTGGCCAGAGTGTAGAAACGCTTTGACCTGGGCGTTATAGCCACAGGGCAGGCGCATCAGGAAATGTCGCCGGTGCTGCTCGAACAGCGCGAATAACCAGTGCCCAGGGTAACCACGGTCAAACAGCGTCAGGCTGTCAGCCGGCAGGTGCTCAAGGTGCAGATGGGCACAGTCGCGCTCGCCGACGGTCAGGGGCACGATCAGGCTATGCAGGGTTTGACCGTCAGCGACTTCGTAGAGTGTGGACAAGCGAGCCATGGGAAAGCCAGAGTGACTGCCAAAGAAGGTCGCCATGGTCGACTCCAGGGGTAAATGCACGGTCGAGCCATCCACCGCGAGCACCCTCAGCCCACGCCACTTCTGGCGCAGCCCGAAGCAGTCAATTTGTTGCTGCAGGAGGCGATTGAGACTTTCAAATACCTCGGGGTTGAGCTTTTTGCGCGCTTTGCAGAAGGCCTGCGCAGTGACCATTTGCGTCTCAGTCGACGCCTGATTGAGTACGCGATAGAACTGATCGAGTTCGGTTTGCAGGGCCGTGCGCGGCTGATTGAGCAGGAACAGGACGAGGTTCTTGAAGGTGAGCTGGCGTCGGCGGGTAAAGTCTTGAGGATTCTGGCGGTGGGCGGCGATGAAGGCGGGACAATCGAGCGGACTGGTTACTTTTTGTACAATTTTCAAACCAGGGCTTGGCTGGCGGTGTCAAGCGATGCGGTATAGGTAGTCAAAAGGGCTTCTCCCATGCACTGATTTGAGCGCTAATTATATGATATTTATGGATAACTTCCAAAGTTGATGACATTGGACTCTGGCCTTGCTACGCATCTTTACCCTTAGCAACTACCTGTTCGCTGGCGAGATGCCGGCGGCGAACACGTGAGCTGTATCGTTATCCAACTCGTACAGTCGCGTCCATGATGGCGGCGTACAACAGTGCCGCGGCAGGGCTTTGGATATCCAAGGTCGCCATCCAAGCCAGCGCCGTCTTTGTGGCCTCAAGTCTGAGGATCATCACTCAGGCCGGAACGTGAGTCCGGTGCCAGGTGGCGCAACCATCCCGAATGGGGCAGTTGCGTTGCCAACAGGCGGCCATATCTACCCGCGTAGAAACTACCGAATGACCAGCAGTAGGCTGCCAGTCCTCCTGACGATCGGTTGCCGAATCTGATTCGCACTTAGGTCAGCGCGAATGTGCCGGCAGTCACTTGCCATTGGTCTGTGTCGTCTCGACCTAATGATCAGAGTGATTGAGCCGCAATAGGGTTGCGCCGATATTCGCCCGCGGTAATGAACCGGTAGTGGAGGCCTGGTGCCGGGTCCTTATGCCTGGCCACATTGTCGCGTGACCAGGTGCGCCCTACGGCCAGATAGAGGCAAGGTGTTGCGGACGTGGGGGATGAGGGCTCGGAGTTATGAGTACGGTTGGCAAGCTCAGATGACTACGGCTCACGCAGGTGTTGGCCCTTAGCGTGCGGGCATGTCATCACGTCGACGGAACGAGGATGATGCTTGTCCCGTTCTCAGCAGCGTAATGTGCAACCGTTGGGAAAAATGGGCTGGCCATAAAGGCGAAGTCCAAGCCTATGCCGGCTGCTGACCTGTCACTGATTGCGTGGCAAACCTCAATGAGTGCTGCGCCATCGGTATTTGCTTCGAGGTCCAAGGGGATAACGGTGCCTGTCACAAGCAACCTGAAGCGCTTTTCATTGGGGCACAGCCCATGCAAGTGGGATGTGCGCGGAAAGATGTAGGTAGATCGCTTCGGTCTTCCGGCGAGGTGGTCTAGGATTGTTTGCCTATGCCAATAACGCGTGCCGTCATCTTCTACGCCATCCGGCGGTAGCCGCTTCTGATCTGCCATGCGAAGCATGGTGGAGCGAGAGACACCGAGAATCCTCGCAGCCTCAGTACCATAGATCTTGTCCATGCAATTCCCTGCCTATAAAGCCATGTAAATCCAGAAACGGATGACCTGCGTATAATTACATTAGACGGGGTTTTATCTCTGGAACTCTGTTTTCGTGGCGGACAAAAAGACCGCTCGCCGCACGCCAAAATGATACCTCCTGCCTGGCATAGTGAGAAAGTGAAACCCTAATGACACCTATGGTTTAGGCGCTGATGAATTTCGCCGATTGAATAGGGGGGCAGAGGGTGCGTGTGGGGTGCAAAGGGTGGCAGAGGGTGGGGGCGGGGATTGATGGGTATAAATACCCAAAGTGTGAAGTTTCCGAATACCCGAGTTCTGGTTTGACTGGATGATGTAGAGGGTCGCACAGGGTATTTAAGGGGAAAAAGCAAGAATATGGCGGGTATTCCGGGAATAAGAGGCGATGTAAGGGTCGGCGAGGGTCCAGACACCCCAAATGAAACCGTAGACGCCCATAAAGCACTTTTTGGTGATGTTAGGCCTTGGAAGTACCGCAGCGGCTGGGATATTGAAGCCGAGTATGTCAGCGCCTTAGGTGAGGCGAAGGGCACAAGAGATGAGTACCTGTTTGGGTTGATCACCTATGTCTCTGAACTGCCCCAGCGAGTCGATGGTTTGGCTGCGCAGCTAAAGGCTATCGAGCAAGGTGTTGGGAAGTCCGGCGCGCGTCTCAGATGGCAAGGCTGGCTAGGCAACCCGCATAGCGCCGTCTACCTCATGGAGCCTGAAGGTGAAACGGGTGCGAAGGAGGTTTCCATGGGGAATCTCTTCAACAACGAACAAGCCAGAGCGCGACTGAGAGCTGTAATTGGCCGGAACAGGGCCGTCCAGTATTTGGCGCTTCTTGATGAGTACGACCGGATAAAGGCCAGAGTCGTCAGGGAGATTAAGTCTTCATCGCATGACTTTAAGTTCAAGGTCGATCGAACAAAGCACCCAGTTGAGCAGTGGGCGAACTCTGTAGGCCCGTTTTGGGAAGCATTGGTTTCCAGCACAAAGCAAAATATCGATCGCTACCTGGAGTTGGATGATCAGGCGAATGAAATCGCATTCGAATTCAACTTCGATCGCCAGCCGATCCGATGGCGAACCATCGTTTTGAGGCCGGAGGTCAAGGTCTCAGACCCAATGGGTCCCAG is part of the Pseudomonas saponiphila genome and harbors:
- a CDS encoding IS4-like element ISPa1635 family transposase, which produces MKIVQKVTSPLDCPAFIAAHRQNPQDFTRRRQLTFKNLVLFLLNQPRTALQTELDQFYRVLNQASTETQMVTAQAFCKARKKLNPEVFESLNRLLQQQIDCFGLRQKWRGLRVLAVDGSTVHLPLESTMATFFGSHSGFPMARLSTLYEVADGQTLHSLIVPLTVGERDCAHLHLEHLPADSLTLFDRGYPGHWLFALFEQHRRHFLMRLPCGYNAQVKAFLHSGQVEDTQLFVANHPEARLFCSEAGVDPANQIELRLIRVELANGESEVLLTSLLDREAFPAEVFAELYHRRWGIETDFRRLKQTLTLDNFSGRSVTAVKQDFHAAQLLKNLALLMQHLLQPVIEQRHKGRKLRWKVNFTQGVSRLKNTLVELLVRHCAQGLSNVLALMAKSLSAVRSGRSFARQRKRAASRGCEGYKPTR
- a CDS encoding helix-turn-helix domain-containing protein, translating into MDKIYGTEAARILGVSRSTMLRMADQKRLPPDGVEDDGTRYWHRQTILDHLAGRPKRSTYIFPRTSHLHGLCPNEKRFRLLVTGTVIPLDLEANTDGAALIEVCHAISDRSAAGIGLDFAFMASPFFPTVAHYAAENGTSIILVPST